A window of Agrobacterium tumefaciens contains these coding sequences:
- a CDS encoding autoinducer binding domain-containing protein, which translates to MKIWLRKLIDTTSMMKTSQATAELLDHLTRELRFDYYHVVTVRHPGLGNAILSNAPEEWLDRYAQERFDRIDPILIRAREIMAPFVVDIENEGKGARGQLQAFFSSAGEAGIRAGICMPVLAPFSDLFALSLFTGDVTLPRKHLLQPVLSANAAALLHKCVEATEAASTRAPAVELTARQSMVLKWAAEGKTTQEIALLENMTHHTVNFHMKNIRRKLKTVTLPQTTALATKLKLI; encoded by the coding sequence ATGAAAATCTGGCTGCGCAAATTAATCGATACGACCTCCATGATGAAAACCAGCCAGGCGACGGCCGAACTGCTGGATCATCTCACGCGTGAGCTTCGGTTTGACTATTATCACGTGGTGACTGTCCGTCACCCCGGATTGGGAAACGCCATTTTGTCCAATGCCCCGGAGGAGTGGCTGGACAGATATGCGCAGGAGCGTTTTGACAGGATCGATCCGATCCTCATCCGTGCCCGAGAAATAATGGCGCCATTTGTCGTTGATATTGAGAATGAGGGAAAAGGCGCACGCGGACAGCTTCAGGCATTCTTTTCCAGTGCCGGCGAGGCGGGCATCAGAGCTGGCATATGCATGCCGGTGCTAGCGCCATTCAGCGATTTGTTCGCCCTCTCACTGTTCACCGGCGATGTCACGTTGCCACGCAAACACCTACTGCAGCCCGTCTTGAGTGCAAACGCTGCGGCCTTACTCCATAAGTGCGTCGAAGCAACCGAGGCGGCATCTACAAGAGCACCCGCCGTCGAATTGACGGCGCGGCAGTCCATGGTGCTCAAATGGGCTGCTGAGGGAAAAACGACCCAGGAGATAGCGCTGCTTGAGAACATGACGCACCACACTGTCAATTTTCATATGAAGAACATTCGGCGGAAACTTAAGACCGTCACCCTTCCCCAGACGACCGCATTAGCCACAAAGTTGAAACTGATCTAA
- a CDS encoding LysR family transcriptional regulator, with product MDLRQMSTFVAVAEELHFGRASIRLNLAQPAVTAQVQAIEKELGVPLLIRSTRRVQLTPAGSVFYERCVQLLRDVDETCAVTQAVAGKAASKITIGTIHPATFGVLPDFLARIGRRYPDIRIHIRNGTTDSIVRDIERGQVNIGFVRPLDNNGALRWQAITEERYLLAVAKNNALAEAQSVTLEDLRRQKIISFSRSNLSYTERYFLETFREHELSDRIVYTCDDTLSLIALVSAGVGVGFVPEWAANLPNRNFRLKVVEEIDLRIGLGLAWSNQDPTANRDDIIEIGRQLASTIAKGPARKQHRN from the coding sequence ATGGATTTGCGCCAAATGAGCACATTCGTTGCCGTCGCGGAAGAATTGCATTTCGGACGCGCCTCCATCCGGCTCAACCTCGCCCAGCCTGCCGTCACGGCCCAGGTCCAGGCGATCGAGAAGGAGCTCGGCGTTCCCCTTCTCATCCGTTCCACGCGCCGTGTTCAGCTTACACCCGCGGGTTCTGTTTTCTATGAGCGCTGCGTTCAACTGCTCCGCGATGTTGATGAAACTTGTGCCGTCACACAAGCGGTGGCGGGCAAGGCTGCGAGCAAGATCACCATCGGCACGATCCATCCGGCAACCTTCGGTGTTCTGCCTGACTTTCTTGCCCGAATTGGCCGACGCTATCCGGATATCCGCATTCATATCCGCAATGGCACTACCGATTCCATCGTACGGGACATCGAACGCGGACAGGTCAATATCGGTTTCGTCCGACCTCTGGACAACAACGGCGCATTGCGATGGCAGGCGATAACGGAGGAGCGGTATTTACTCGCCGTTGCCAAGAATAATGCTCTCGCCGAAGCCCAAAGCGTCACACTAGAAGATCTGCGCCGCCAGAAGATCATTTCCTTTTCGCGTTCGAACCTGTCCTACACCGAGCGCTACTTTCTGGAGACATTTCGCGAGCATGAACTTTCCGACCGGATCGTCTATACGTGCGACGACACGCTTTCACTGATAGCGCTTGTTTCCGCAGGTGTTGGTGTCGGGTTCGTTCCTGAATGGGCGGCAAACCTGCCGAACAGAAACTTCCGTTTAAAGGTGGTGGAGGAGATCGATCTGCGCATCGGCCTTGGACTTGCCTGGAGCAATCAGGACCCGACTGCCAATCGAGACGACATCATCGAGATCGGTCGTCAGCTCGCATCTACAATCGCCAAAGGGCCTGCTCGTAAACAGCACCGCAATTGA